The nucleotide window ATGCAAAAAACACAgagatcaaaatataaattcaataaaaaaactccAAAGAACAATGCTATTAGAAAGCAAATTTATATGGAGAAAAGACAACATAAGtgtaatcaaaatcaaaataaattgtaCCTCCATGCTCACAATCCATTCGGGGCAATTGGCACCATAAATACCACATTTTACACCCTGAAAATAGGAATTGtgtaaattaaacttaaatacaCAAACTGCAAGAAAAGATACttatatgaagaagaaaaaatatcaaaaggcTTCCTGAATATATCAAAGTGCACTACCAAGCACATCAATGTTGAtagcaaataacagaacaagtgGACAGCACATTATGCAATGAGAATCCAAATTAAATATTGGAGTAACACATTAAAGTGTTAAAACAAGTGAAAGAAAACACATGGTTTCATTTTCCGGTGAAATGAAAATAAGCATGTGTAGCATACCTCCCCGTAACCACAAGCACGGATGGAATTGCCAACATTCATCACCAAGTCATACACTTCTTTGTAAGTTTGCCACTTGTACTTGCCAGGCTACAAAAGAGTATATATGACAAAAGTTGGCAACACATTTTCATAATGACAagtgaaagagaaagaaagagagtttACATTCCCATTCACGATTTCACGGACACCAAGCATTTTCCTTGCTGGGTATTTCTCAACAGACATCCTGAACAAACACAAGCAGTGTCAGAAATGGTaatcactacaaaatataaGTCCCATATATCCCCCTCCTACTCCGAGTACAGTTGAATGTAATAGAGAAAAAGCCCACCATTCACCCATTGCATGTAGAAACATATATGCACACTCATCATTAGAATACACTAACAAGGTTTTTTTTGCAGTTGAAGGTACGTAAAGTCTTTACACTTAATTTAGTCATAAACtatcatatataaataagattgttaacttaataataattattctaaaaatcaTGTCtaagataatttctaattaactgataatataaaaacttttatattgtcaaaattaaactcatattttttgagttataattatcaatttattttttatctattttttttcttccatctcattacatcctttttttttatcgttcTCTTTATTTCTCATCAGTCATCATATTATTTGTTACAGTCacatctaacttttttttttctttctttatttttctatgtCCCTCTTCCTTCCACTTGTACAGCCCAAAAATGGAATGAATCTTCATCATTTTCCAATTTTTCCATTCTgtcttctttttaaaattaaaaatgtatcaaCTCTAACGTAGGAGACATTGTGTGGGCGTGTAACATGAGGTGCGTTGATTGTTGTTTTGTTGCGTTATGATATATCTCTAGAGACAAATCATCTTGCTTGAGACACTGTTCCCATCAGTCTGTTTAGCACTAAATGTGtgcattgtttttttatttatagaaattcaAGATAAGTATcaaaagtttataataattcagATATTATGTAATTAGAACTTTTGATAATGTGTCCATTGTGTTGTGTTaatcaaattaagaaaataagataagattgatGAATTGTGCATGAAAGTAACAGTGATATACCTGAAAATATCCCAGCAGGTATTAAGACCTTCAATGGGAGGAGGAAGTAGATCGTCGGCGAAAATGCTGCGGTAGACAGGGCCCATGGATGGCCTTCCTTCTCCGCCCTCTGTGGCTTTCTCCACCTCAACGATGAACCTCTTTTCTGCCATCCCGATCGAGATGaaccctttttttcttctgctttttatcttttctcttctcttctgaATTGTTTGTTTGTaaccttaattaattaaaacttacGTGAAAGATAGATTTTATTGGTCAACCTTTTCAGATCACTACGCATTTTTTCTCGGCTAACTAGCTAGTTAGTTACTTACTCATTTCCATATATTAATTCTCTCTTATTTTACTTTTCACTTCTattctttgttttcttaacTACATctattacctttttttttttgtccctactaaacttttttttagacaaattatagaaagagtttaattttttgtaatgtatGTAAGAAATTTTAGATAACTTTTAAGATGGTTAAagtaaaattcaacaaaattacTCTTATcgaaatgaattttatttctcccaacattttttttatatacatacgAGGTTTTTTTATGGGTCTATAATTATTTGTAGGAGTAAAGTTTGTGCCAACGTACAAATCTTCCCCATCTTTGTTTCGTTTTGTGATGCgttggagaaaaaagaaagcaacTGTCACGAATAGATATCACGCGCATTTGCATGCAGAAAAGGTCTTGGGTCAGAGAACTCAGAACCaaagttaagaaaaaataattatactcgatgtacttatttttattttacaataattaacgcctttttaaatttaaaataaggttaatttttttttaaataactttataAGATTGAGTGTTGGTATTTTATAGATTATTTTGtgtagtaataaaataaaaataattacttcaaaaatTTAGTCTTCGGAGATATTCTAGGTTTACCTGAAATAGacttatttgtttcttatataaaagATTTGAGGAAATATAAATGGACCCAAACTAAAAAGTAGTGAAATTCAAATCATGAAAATTAAAGTTTGTTCGATGTAATaaatttcaaacaattttttttataattatatattttaaagtatttaCATATAACATAAACTAAACACCCTTTtaaatatatgtgtgtctgtGTTTTAGAAAAAggtctaattaatttttagaatttttttaaaaaaatccgtTTCTGAagataataaaacatataaggAAGAATAATTTTCTGTTAAATTTCTCAAATATTCTTAGATTATCCACTTCGTTCTTTTATGAtggaaacatttttaaataaaaaattagtcaaCATATAatgcattaaaataataataataataataacaataaatatttattaaaaataatttattgttatttagattttttattgtattcattcataaatattttgttcataCAAAAAATCATTAACTAAAATACACCTAAACAAAGgaaattgttatatttaaattatttatcttatttcctatctccttaattaaaaaaatgtattaagtaAAACATTATGAGCACCAAAAATATTTCTCGACTAATTGTAAGAAATGAATCTTTTGAGATACGAAATTTTCTCCAAATAAAGAAATGGAACCTTAGTCTGCAACCTTGTGAGACCTAATCATTTACCAacattgttgatatttttttaaaatgataacattatctcttttaattgtttttttttttaaagtgtacCTGTCACATCTTACCAccatttctcttcttctttccaACTATGCTGTCGCCAACCACCTTCCAGAGATGATTTCTAAGCACCCTCCGTCCCCACTTAAAGGCCAAAGttataagtgattttttttttatatataaaaggactttaatatatttttagtttctaaaatgtgaattattttctttagtcctctaaatttaaaagttatcttttttagttttttaaatccatAAAATGTTCTTTGTTGTCCTTCTACAAagtataaatcaaataaaaaataagagattcataaattttaacatttttttatcgtcataatttaattttttttacattttaaaacatgattatctagtaatttaaaatattttaaaatatcaagatcaagtcaacaaaaaaaataaaacaatttttaaaacaattaatgaatttttatttttgtacggACTTAATTATGATAAACAATTGTCACGAATTGTATACAAGAggattaagattaaaaatagtattatgtgaattttaagaactaaaaaataattttaaatttagaggattaaaaagaaaatgactttaactttaaaggaataaaaacatatttaagaagaaaaaagtataacacttcatattattaatttattagctaATACCCTTGAAAGACatcttattttcaattttcaatcacCTTTTCTATTATAGGATGAACAAATCATCCTCAACTCCTTTCAAAAGGCCAATTAACCCATTTTGAAGTATTGGCATAATAAATGTCACACATTGTCTTCACCCggctaataaaatataaaaataatgcaaTTCCTATTGGTACTATTCTCAATCGCGCTTATTTGTGGCTTCCAGAGTTCATTAGTATTGCCGctgacaaataatttatttcaaaaactcACTGAGCAGTTGTTATAGAAAACCCAAGGCATGAGGGAAAGAATCAGTTGACACCATAAACCCACTTTTCTGCATTGCTAGTGAAACTAACCAACTCCTCTGGCTTAAACCACAACTTAATCTCATCCTTGGCAGTCTCAGGACCATCACTCCCATGAATGATATTTCTGCAGGCATggacaacaacaatcaatttgaGATCACCAAATGATGGACAATGCATTATGTAAAGAGAAACTAAACTAGCACGTTTCTTGGCTAAAACAGTTATATGATATGTTTGGAACCCGTTAAGAAGTAAGAAATTACATTTTGCATGTGAAAATTATAACTATTAGCATCTTAGTAAACGTGAAAACCACATCTTGTAACCAAACACGTTATTAGTTACCttccaacaacaacagcaagATCACCCCTAATGGTTCCAGGTTCTGATTTCTGAGGATCTGTGGCTCCAATTAGCTTTCGGCCATAGGAAATAACTCCCTGTCCTTCCCACACCTATGATatcaatttttggaaaaaaaaaaaaacagaccgATTAGGGACACTGACTTGTTTGATTCCTAAGGTCATTGGTTTAgtcatttatattttctaacCATTGCAATAACAGGGCCAGAGCTAAGGAAATCACACAGCCCATCGAAGAAGGGTCTTTCTTTCAGGTCGTGATAGTGCTTTTGGGCAAATTCCTTTGAAGGAATCACTACTTTAATCCCCACAAGCTTGTACCCTTTCCGCTCAAAACGAGATATAATCTCAGAAATCtgaaatagagagaaaaaataaatggtaAGAAAAACCTAAACAAACCTCAGACAGGGAAGTGGGAgagaaattattagataatCTTGGACTACTTCGCGTTCATGATTCAACTAATATGTGTGTGAtacatttaagttttttaatttaaaaaaaaattaataaaaattcattagGTATCATGTTGTGGAGAttagttgaaacttgaaaataTAATGTTCTCAGACCCCatctaataatttatcaaaGTGGGGACCATATAGCGAGATGTGCAGACAAAAGTTGCACTAGCATGTTCCCATTGTTTCACAAACAAATGATAAAGAAGTGCAAGAAATGAAGTTTTCACTTTACCAGCCCTCTCTGCACTCCATCAGGCTTAATGGCAATGAAAGTGCGCTCCAGCTGAGTAAGAAAAAGTAGACACATGGTATGGTTTGCACGTTATAATCGTGTCAAGGAAAAACAGCACGCAAGCAAGGATAGGAGTGAAAAACAGACAAGGAAATGCAGCAGTTAGAGAAATGTCAAGCGTACCTCAGCTGCGCGCACCTCCTGATCTTGGAACATGTAAGCTACgagacaaaacaaataaaatcaaattagcaGCAGAATGAAAATATCTGGTTAAAGGACGCACACTGTAATAGTATTTCTGTAACATCGAGAACCCACCGACAAATATAGCAAATCGTTGAGACTTTGTTCAAAGTTAACTGGTGTAAACTACCAtgatatcaaaataatatatatatatatatatatatatatatatatatattataatcaaTGCAATCTTGTAGGAGGACTGATAGACACGGCAAAGGCAAACAGAATGAAAAATTGGCATGGTTTTTCCAAGTGATTTATGATTTATCTGTTAGAATGTAATACACTTCATGATGGAGATCAAGGAACCCCTGTCAATTGTTAAAAACTAACAGGActggattaaaaattaaaagaataagcACGGATTgaagttttgaaaaagtttaacAATATTGTAGGGGATACTAAGGGAAGTAATAAAGTCTAtaatatattacataaaaaaatttaacctgATCCCCAGGCACAGACAGTGATATTGATGTAGAAAAGGTACCGGAAGTCACAATGCTACTGTTAAGCAATGGACAAGGCTCctcttcctttacaacaaaaatgcatatatatatatatatatatatatatatatatatatatatatatatatatatatatatatatatattgacacCCCAATCGGCATCTTCTTTTACATATAGACAAACAAGGATGTATTGGTTTAAATCTGATCGTAACTGTCCATTTTAGTTGTATGGTTCAGATTTATGCATTGTAGAAAAACATAGTGGAATGCAGGATATATGATATGTACTATTGGTGACGATGAAACTAAACAGTAGTGGAAAAAGTGAACGTATCGTTTGAACAGTGTTATTATTAATTGAGTATAGACGAAACCTGCGGCAGGAAGAGCAAGTGCTCCTGAAatccatgatgatgatgatgatgaagcgGAACCACTTCCAGAACCGTTCTTTCCGTAGAAAAGAGGCACTTTGCAGCTCAATGAAACAGCCGTAGCAGCCCCAACCGCACGTCCATCTGCAAAAGTGATTATTCCCACATTTATATTACAATTGGTTACTCCTCATCCTTACCAGAACCATAACAAATCAAGGTTCTTTGTGGAtaaaaatcatgaagatttaGGGTATATGAAAggtttaaatcaaaataaagttaAGGCAATACAAAGAATGAGGCTTCGTTAGAGAAAGGTAATTACGGGAGGCTCTGGAAGCGGAGAGAAGGGACCTCGCGGCTCTGGAAGCAGCTTTGCAAACCTGTGAGGCCATCTTCTTTTGTTGGCACAGAAATATGCGACGGTGAAGGTTCAGTTCAAGGATTATcgcttcttttatttcttttggctTTGCAATTTGGTCCTTGCTtttatcttcattttcattttttgcttAATAATGTGTGGTCTTTCTCTGCACACGTAGTTAGGAGGAGTAATTAACTGACTTTACTGCTGTGGTCAAACCTAACCTAAGCCCAAACTGTGGGGAATCAGATCCACTCCTCACATCTCTACTTTTCTTTCTCACCTAACATAGGCGctgaaatttaatattaaatatatgtatattttagaCTCCAAGTGAAAtcatattaataagaaaatattttttcatcgtATCATATTATTAATGCATAGGataacataatataaattaaactctaGCTGCAAAGAAATCAGTAATATTGCAATGCCTGCTTTACACATTACAAATGAAAAGCGAATTGATACGGCTCTCCGCTTGTAACGTTTACAGCGGCTTCCTTATAAAGATTTTCACTGTGTGCCTACTTAACTATAAACTATATATGATCCCAGTCGTTACAAATACTAGTCCAACAACCCATGCAACCCACgggttcaaataaaaatattaacaccaATTTTTGTATTCGAATTGATTTTGTAATATaatcacatatttttattatattggaTACCGCAAAAGAAATCAAATCACACAAGTACTTATCATTATTCAAAACGATGATGTGGTAATATAAGCTTCTTGATGAGACACTTCCAACAAGTTTGGCACTCTATCAAGTATCAAATATCAATATAGAGGCGTAATCAAATGACTGATTAGGTTAAAGGGTGAGAAAAGAGGGGTACAGGTAGGGAACCAGTTatgtaaataaaagaaattacttGTAGATAATGACTCCACGAAAAGGTTGTTGGAAAATATTTCGTGGCTCATATAgtataaattgatttgattaccTATTATAGTTAATTGTTTGATAATAAAGAACTATTAcagaatataaaacaattattacaatAGTCATAATAAGTAAGTTATTATTCTTAATGAAGAAACTAACAAGGACTGTTATGGTTTGTTAATGAGGTAGAGGGATCCTGGTCTTGCCCATAAAATTATCTATGATACTTCATTGATTTACACACTTCAAAAAAGACAAAGGCTAAAAGATCTTTCTCTATCTATAAACACTAATATAAACTTCACAATCACATGATATGCAacacaataataacaaatataatgAATCCGCTAGCTCTCAGCTTGTGTTGTACAAAATAACTGCTCACCTTTTAAAATGTCTAGTACCTTCCTCCCTGAACAGACTTAAAGGGGAAAGAACAAGTTCGGATGTGAAACACAAGCCAGAAGTATCTCTCTCAGTAATAGCTAAAAGGTACCACTCCcttcagattttatttttagtttttgcacCCGTGCTTTTCCTAATAGAAGAATTAGATGATGACCAACTCAGATATACTCCATAATTAACAACTTAATGTGATTATTTACGTGAACTCTACATAACTGGGGAGGCGGGTATGTCTTTCCCATGACACATAACCCAACTATCAACTTTTACTCCCACTCCCACTTCTTCATcccattatttgaattttgaaaatattttggaaaatattaaatcaaaacccagtaatgttttttaatatactcGCATGTAAGAATGTTATTCACAGGAATGAAACCATCTATCTTAAAACAAACACCTCAAATGATTCCGATCTCATATCTTCCTTAAATAGTGCTTTCCCATTGGTTACGGGTTGGATGGTGATTTACAAATTGTACCTATGGCTATAACAACAAGAAAGGGTGCCATGGCATTGCAGATTACAACAGATTAGGTCTACAAATCCCCCACAAATGTTGGCAAAATGTGATTTCCTATCTGTCATTCCTTTTCTGACAGTTACAAAAGCTTTCCAGGTCCAGATTGCCCTGTGTTTTCAAAGATATACAAGGCCTCTTTTAGTTTCTCGGCCATCAACCACGCTCAGTACACCAAAGTTATATGCCTACAGTACAATAAAAAGTTTATCAGAATCCCCCCTGGAAGATAATGAAAGTTAGACACTAACAACTCATAATGCTGGCCATGAACCAGATAACACAGAAGTATAACCACCACCCTTCATGCAgggtttttattctttttttcccctCAAGGTGCCACAATACTGATTATTCAGGTATaagaattcattttttatgcTTCTTATGTAGATATCCTAACTCTAGTTTACATACTATAGAAAGGTCACTAAAATTGCAAGGTTTAAAAAAGGGATAGTTCAAGTCCCGATTTGAGCCAAAAGTGACAAATAAATTGTTAGTCTTTAATAACTTACTGAAAACACTTCAAGACATTACTGTCATATTTACAAAGTAGCTTAGATTTACAAAGCCGCTTAAACTCACCAAACAAGGTGTAATTATGTTACATCTCAATCGAACCATTGGAAACTGATGTATCAGATTCCAGTTTGTAGTCAGCTTTGCAAAATGTATCAGATTCCAATTTGCAGTCACTTTGTAAAGCTGATAACCAAGAGGCCACCTGAAAGAAGAATAATGGAGGTAAACTACATCATTTGACATGATGACATGAGTGATTGAATACAGACTGTCTTTAGAAGTTGATCATAACTGTATCAGGGATGTAAATTGCTTAAAATCTGTTCAGACTGTAAAAACTGaaatataatagtaataaataccATCAAATTATCTTAAACTTGGACACACCTGTATCTTAGAATTGCTTGAGCACTCATAGCGCAATCCATGACGAgttaaaatacaaaaggcatattGAATTTCACCATCTTCTCGCTTAAAGCATGGTAATCTCCTTACCTCAACAATATCAGATAGAAGGGTTGAGTCCTGGGGGCTTAGGTCTGCAATTTTTTCCCCTTAATCAGCAAGCATGCCATGATGCATTGTAAATGAAAGGCAATCTGAAAGctttagaataaaatatatttgattgagCTAACCATttgcaattttcttttcaaagacattgattaaaaacaaacttaagccTTTTCCAAATAACTTAAGCATTTTGGATAGTTCTGAGCATGATATGGACCTCCTTGACAAAGCTGTCAAAAATAAATTCCCAGCTGCTCCTACTCCTCTATGTTAATTTGATTGGGCCTGTGGTTGTCCAGCCCTTGACATAAAagggaatttaaaaaatattgataaaaagaattctcagatctTCTAATAGCTTAAACTTTTTGGGTGTTGATTCTTGAcagctcaaaattcaaacatCATCTAGACATCTTTAACAATATGGTGATGAAGCCTCACTAAGCTGcagatttgaaagaaaaatgccAATCACAAACTTAAAGCAAGTACCGGAAGAGGTACTAGCCAATGGAGAGAAGGAATGTTCCATAATTGTGAggaatttattaaaagaaaatattgaaaaggAATTCCACACAAATCTGGTGATTAAGAGGTTTCCAAtattcagttaaaaaaaaaaaggaggtttCCATACTTTCATTTCTCATTCACCCACATTGGAAAAACCACAAATGAAATTTATCTACAGAAGACAAAAAATGCTAAGCCCAGTAAATTTTGATGTTCTGATTAGTATTACCATGTTCActcaaagatgaaaaataagctCATATTTGGTTAGATAGAATAATTTTGAAGGAATGGAAGTGGGAAATTGGGAATGAAATATTCATTCTcatgttgtgtttggtgtggaTGGAATGAAAAATGACTCcattccctttttatgtttggtaTGTTATACTCCCTCCGTCTCAAATTAAGTGtcacatttgaaaaaaaataagtgtcaTGTTAGcttttcaatgtaatattaattgggTTTTTTCCACTAATACCCCTAATAAATATCACTTTAGTTTTTCaatgtaattaataataattttagttttgcaTACTACTCTCTTCtatttattagtataaattGTAAAACAACCTAGAATGACATTTATTTTGGAACAGAGAGAGTAattgattagaaaataataaaaaaattatttttaagtttaataagCTTGGCTTGGCCACTTGGACCAATTTGaaccaaataaatttttggGTTGACAAACAAGTCAGCCTGTGCTATATTTTGGGTCCTAAATAACTCAAATCTGCCTGAAAGCTTTTTAGAGCTGAAGGAGTGTGCTGGATAGGTTGCTCCTTTTTATTTACATCTATGTTTTGGTAAAATGAAATAGACATTCCATCACTTTTGTGATGAAATAGCAATTCCTACAAGCAATCAATTCACATTAGTTATCCTAACTAAAACAGCTGAATCGCTGCATGTCAGCAAGTTCATGATACTTGTATCTATATCCTATTCCAACCACTAGATTCCCATTCATGCACATTCTAGCACCAGCATAAAAATGTTTGTAACTTACAAGCATATTCGAAAAGAGTATAACCTCAGCAGATGAATCGACATGTCTGTATTATATACTCAAAGACTAGAGAGGTGTGGAAGAAGAATGTGAAACAAAGAGCAAAGATTTACTGCTCTAGATTTGCCTACATCAatattaaagcaaaaaaatgtGAACTACAACTTGTCGGAAGGAACACAACTGCATTACCTGTacacaacaaatataaaaatatacatgCTCCATGGAGAACGACAAAACGAGGAAGCCAATCATCTACTTCAGTATCATCTAAAGGTGGAGGTTCTCCTGGTAGTGTTGCCCATCTCTGCATAGAAAGATCAAAAGCAAATGAGAGTTCAGCTTGTTatgtgaaataaataataaagctCGAACTAATGAACCATAAACTGGTGTAGGGTGGGCAGTCAGTACAGTTCGAATGTATAAATATCCAGATAGACGAGCAGACCGCAAAACTTCATCAATATGTTCCAACCTGTGTTAAttgttaaacaaaattattttaacaatatcattatttgaggaaaacacaTCAATTCTCAATGTAGCAATTTCCACTCCATATAAGACTAGAGAATAGCTATCTCTAACACACCAGAAAGAATCACTTGTAAGGAGTGAAATGGAGAACAATGAAAGCAAAAGGAATTCCTCATTTTGTTCTTAATACTTAAACATTCACACATATCTAGACTTCAATACTTAGTGAACAATTATAACACATCATGACAGCAAAGCCATTAATATTCCCAAAGTTGAGGATCACATCACTCACTGAGCTTTCGAGTGAGCTTCCCTCTCTGCTATATCAGCAAGCTCCGATCGAAGTGACTCTAATTCTGCAGCTGTTAGCTCAACCTACAGAATATGAATTTTTGTTGGTAGGATATAACAGAACCTTCACCAACGACAAAAGATGCACAGCATAAAAGCTGCTCAAATCAGACCTTTTCCTGACCTCCAGTACTGGAACCCCATGACAGCCGCTGTGGAGTAAACAAGTTCAACATGAAAGCCGTCCTTAATTTACTTCGAGTCCGTTGACGGCACGAGGACCTAAACTAAGCTAGATTGAgtaacttatttaaaacaaattgaaagtCTCTTAATAACTGTTctcattattgttttctttataGACAGGAAACAATACCTTGAAGATTGATCGGTTCCAGGTTCGGCAATAGATGATGTTCTGCTCTCAGGAGATTCTATACTTGCTGTTGGAACTTGAAAATGATCAGGgatgatatttaattttgcaGGACCGTCATCCATGACATTGACCTTCCAAAAGAAGAAAGGATGGCAGTAATGATAAGAGTGAAGCGCGCTTTATCCTGAAAcagtaacaac belongs to Glycine soja cultivar W05 chromosome 5, ASM419377v2, whole genome shotgun sequence and includes:
- the LOC114413453 gene encoding uncharacterized protein LOC114413453 isoform X1, whose product is MDDGPAKLNIIPDHFQVPTASIESPESRTSSIAEPGTDQSSRSSCRQRTRSKLRTAFMLNLFTPQRLSWGSSTGGQEKVELTAAELESLRSELADIAEREAHSKAQLEHIDEVLRSARLSGYLYIRTRWATLPGEPPPLDDTEVDDWLPRFVVLHGACIFLYLLCTDLSPQDSTLLSDIVEVRRLPCFKREDGEIQYAFCILTRHGLRYECSSNSKIQVASWLSALQSDCKLESDTFCKADYKLESDTSVSNGSIEM
- the LOC114413453 gene encoding uncharacterized protein LOC114413453 isoform X2, yielding MLNLFTPQRLSWGSSTGGQEKVELTAAELESLRSELADIAEREAHSKAQLEHIDEVLRSARLSGYLYIRTRWATLPGEPPPLDDTEVDDWLPRFVVLHGACIFLYLLCTDLSPQDSTLLSDIVEVRRLPCFKREDGEIQYAFCILTRHGLRYECSSNSKIQVASWLSALQSDCKLESDTFCKADYKLESDTSVSNGSIEM
- the LOC114413454 gene encoding nucleoside diphosphate kinase 3-like, whose protein sequence is MASQVCKAASRAARSLLSASRASHGRAVGAATAVSLSCKVPLFYGKNGSGSGSASSSSSSWISGALALPAAAYMFQDQEVRAAELERTFIAIKPDGVQRGLISEIISRFERKGYKLVGIKVVIPSKEFAQKHYHDLKERPFFDGLCDFLSSGPVIAMVWEGQGVISYGRKLIGATDPQKSEPGTIRGDLAVVVGRNIIHGSDGPETAKDEIKLWFKPEELVSFTSNAEKWVYGVN